DNA sequence from the bacterium genome:
GCATAAGCCTTATCCTTTACGAGAGGCGCTTGAGCTGGTTAAAGAGTTGGCATACGCCAAATTTGACGAGACTGTTGACATGGCAATTAGGCTTAATGTTGACCCACGACATGCTGACCAGATGGTGCGTGGGACAGTGGTTCTTCCACATGGAACAGGGAAAAAAGTTAGAGTTCTCGTTTTTGCGAAAGGAGAGGCAGCAAAACAAGCGGAAGAAGCAGGTGCAGATTTCGTTGGCGCTGAGGAGTTGGTGGAAAAAATCCAGAAGGAGGAATGGACCGATTTTGATGTAGCTATAGCTACTCCTGACATGATGAGTCTGGTGGGAAGATTAGGGAAGATTCTCGGTCCGAGAGGACTTATGCCAAACCCTAAGGTGGGAACCGTAACCAAGGATGTAGCGAAAGCCGTTAAGGAAGCCAAAGCAGGGAAAATACAATTCAGGGTTGATAAGGCAGGCAATATTCATGCACCCATAGGAAAGGTATCGTTCGATGTAGAGAAGCTTGAGGAAAATGCGCGTGCTCTTATTAATGCTGTTATTGCGGCAAGACCACCGGCAGTAAAAGGTCAATATGTCAGGAACATTAGCGTTTCGTCGACGATGGGACCCGGAATAAAAGTAGACCTTACTGAATTTATCAAATAAAAGGAGTCTGTTATGCTCAGGAAGCAGAAAGAAAAAATCGTTGAGGATTTAGTATACGATTTTAAGGAATACAATGTGGTTTTCTTTGCGGATTATCAGGGTCTCAATGTTGAGCAGATGACTAAACTTCGCCGCAGCCTCAAAGAGAAAAACGCAAAGCTTCGCGTTGCTAAAAATACTCTCATAAGAATTGCGAGAGAAAAATTAGGATTGCCGCCGATAAACCAAAATATTCTGACAGGAATGACAGCTCTTATATTGAGCAAAGATGACCCAATAACTCCTGCGAAGATAATAAAGGATTTCAGAGAAGAACTGGAAAAACCTCAGATAAAAGCTATAATATACGGTGGGGAACTTCTCCCCAAGGAGGAATTCGAAAGGCTTGCCTCGATGCCGTCAGTTGAGGAGATTAAGGCTAAAGTTGTAAGCTCGCTAAGCAGTCCGATTTATGGGCTTGTCTTCGCACTCTCAGGACTTTTGCGTGGTCTGGTAACCCAGATCGACCAACTCGCTAAAAGGCAGTCGTAAAATTTTGTGTTAGCAAGCTTTTTTGCGTAAGTAAAACGAAGGAACGAGAAGTTTTTCGCTTAACGGCGAGGAAAAAAGAAAGAAACAATAAAAAATAGGAGGAAAATCATGGAATTGAGTCAGAATGTACAGAATGTGGTTGAGCAGATTGAGAAGCTGACAGTTCTCGAGCTTGCTGAGTTGGTTAAGGCTCTTGAGGAGAAGTTCGGGGTGTCGGCAGCTGCACCCGTTGCCGTTGCTGCGGCGCCCGCTGCTGCTGGTGCTGAGGCTGCTCCTAAGGAAGAGGAAAAGACCGAGTTCACCGTATATCTAACGAGTGTTGGCGACAAAAAACTACAGGTTATAAAAGAGGTGCGTGCTATAACGAAGCTCGGACTGAGAGAGGCTAAGGCTTTCGTCGAGGGTGAGCTGCCAAAGCCGATAAAGGAAAATGTGTCCAAGCAGGAAGCTGAGGAGATAAAGGCGAAGCTTGAAGCTGTCGGCGCTGGTGTGGAGATAAAGTAAGCTTGCGAACTCGCGAGAAAACTGTTTGGAGGGCGCCCATGATATCTGTGGGTGCCCTCTGAGAAATATATTTTAAGAAAAATTAAAATGTGAGGTAAGGCACGCTATGAAGGTAAAACCAATAATAAAAAGAAAGTCATTTGAGAAGGTCAAGCCTGTTATCGAAATGCCTAACCTGCTTTCGGTGCAGCTTGACTCGTATCGTAATTTTCTTCAGAGAGATGTGCCGCCCGAAAAAAGAGAGCCTAAAGGACTTCAGGCTGTGTTTTTAGACGCCTTTCCTATCGAGGATGTTTACGGAAAATACGAGCTTCAATTCGTCTCCTATGAGCTTGGCAGACCAAGGTATACTGTCGAGGAGTGCAAAACACGAGGTCTTACATATGCGATACCGTTAAGGGTTAAGCTAAGGCTGATAAAGTATGAAAAGGGCGAGGACGGCGAGCGGAAGGTTAAGGAAATCCGTGAAGATGATGTCTATTTCAGCGAGTTGCCGCTGATGACCGACAAGGGAACATTCATTATAAATGGTTCCGAAAGGGTTGTGGTCACTCAGTTTCATCGTTCGCCGGGAGTGTTTTTCGATGAGACCATTCATCCTAATGGAAAGAGGCTTTATTCCGCACGAATGATTCCGCTTCACGGTTCGTGGCTTGAGATAAGGTTCGATGTCCGCGATGTGTTGCATGTTATTATTTCCTCGAGAAAGAAAGTTCCGCTAACCACACTTCTCAGGGCTTTTGGCTATGAGTCCGATACCGAGATAATATCGCTCTTCCATAAAATAGACGAGATAAGCATTTCAAACGATAAAAGCAGCAAGAAGGCAATAGGTGCTTACTGCGCGGAAGCAGTTGTTGATGAGGAAACCGGCGAGATTCTCCTCGATATAGGCACGGTCGTAACCAAGGAGGATATAGAGAGACTTAGGAAACATGGTGTTAAGAAAATCCGTGTCGTGATACCCGAATTTCCTCGTATGGTTCCCGTTATATTCAACACACTAAAAGTGGACCAGACTACAAACAAGCTTGAAGCCGTTCGCGAGATATACTCTGGGATAAAACCTGGCGGAACGGTTGAGCCGGGCGAGGAAGACACCATCTTGAATGAATACATTTTCAACTATAAAAGGTTTGACCTTGGCGATGTTGGCAGGTATCAGTTCAACAAGAGACTTGGGCTTAACATACCTCCAGACGAGAGGCGTCTTACCAAAGAGGACTTCATAGCTACCGCCCGCTATCTTATCCAGCTTCGCCACGGTAAGGGACACATAGACGATATCGACCATCTTGGTCTCAGGCGCGCGCGGTCTGTAGGTGAGCTTCTGGGTAACCAGATACGCGTGGGGCTTGCAAGAATGGCTCGGACTGTTAGGGAAAGGATGCGCACTAAGGACATTGAGACGATGACTCCGAGTGACCTAATAAATGCGAGGATAGTTTCGGCGGTTATAAATTCGTTCTTCGGTTCGTCTCAGCTTTCCCAGTTTATGGACCAGACGAACCCTATAGCAGAGCTGACACACAAGAGGCGACTTTCAGCACTTGGACCAGGTGGTCTCAGCCGTGAGCGAGCGGGCTTTGAAGTAAGAGATGTTCATTACACGCATTACGGTAGACTTTGCCCGATAGAAACCCCTGAGGGTCAGAACATCGGTCTCATAACATCCTTGGCCACATATGCAAGAATAAATGAGTTCGGCTTTATAGAGACTCCATATAGAAGGGTAGTTAATAGAGTTGTTACAAACGAAGTAGTTTATCTTACGGCAACCGACGAGGACCAATACATTATAGCACAGGCAGGAACACCTGTTGATGAGAATGGCAGGATAATACCGGACATAGTCGTTGCAAGAAGACGGGGCGACATAGTTGAGGTAAGAGCGGAAGATGTTGACTTTATGGATGTGTCACCAGCGCAGCTCGTTGGGATAACTGCTGCGTTGATACCATTTCTTGAGCACGACGACGCAAGCCGAGCACTTATGGGGTCAAACATGCAGAGGCAATCGGTGCCGCTTCTTTTCACGGAGCCACCTATTGTCGGCACGGGACTCGAGCTTAAAGCTGCCGTGGATTCGGGTGTTGTGGTTATAGCCAAAAGGCCAGGGATTGTTAGAAGAGTTGATTCGAAAGTTATAGAAATAGAGCCCGAAAAGGAGCATGTAGACGAGGACTCGCTTGTTGACGATTACGATGTTTATCCTCTCGTAAAATTTAAGAGGACTAACCAGAACACAATGATAAACCAGCGGCCACTTGTGAAGCCGGGCGAGAAGGTGGAAGCTGGTCAAATAATAGCGGATGGCGTGGCTACCAAATACGGCGAGCTCGCGCTGGGAAGAAATGTACTCGTCGCTTTTATGTCATGGCATGGTTATAACTTCGAGGATGCCGTTATTATTTCCGAGCGGCTCGTTAGAGATGATGTTTATACCTCGGTTCACATCGAGGACTTCGACATGCAGGTCAGAGAGACCAAGGTTGGACCGGAGGAACTAACGCGTGAGCTTCCAAGTGTCAGCGCAGATGCGGTTAAAGACCTTGACGAAAATGGGATAGTAAGGGTCGGTGCTCATGTTGAGAGTGGCGACATTCTTGCTGGTAAGGTAACTCCTAAAGGCGAGACCGAATTAACCCCCGAAATGAGGCTACTTAAAGCAGTATTCGGAGAGAGAGCGGGTGATGTTAAGGATACATCGCTAAGAGTTCCACCGGGAATAAAGGGTGTTGTTATAGACACACTATTGCTCTCAAGAAGAGGTTACCACAAAGGTCGAAGGCGTGAGAAAGACCTTCTCAAGAAGCTTGAACAGGAATTTAACGAGAAAGTTGCGCAGATTAAAGCCAAGCGTGACAAAAAGATTCGCGAGATAATAGTGGACCATAGAGCCAAGAACATTATTTCTGCTACTACGGGCAAGCCGTTGATAAAGCCTGGGGCACGCATATCCAAGCGTGCAGCGTCAATGCTTAACATTGATGATGTGGCACCTGAATCTGAATGGACCGATGATGAGACCATCAATGTCAGAGTGAAAAAGATTCTCGCACAGGCTGAGGAGCTTATAAAGACTGCTGAAGAAGCTTACCTTCTCGATAGAGACAAGATAATAAGAGGAGACGAGCTGCCGCCGGGAACGATACAGCTTGTTAAGGTTAATGTCGCGATGAAGCGCAAAATCTCTGTAGGAGACAAGATGGCTGGAAGGCATGGAAACAAAGGTGTTGTTTCGATAATAGTGCCGATAGAGGACATGCCATATCTTGAGGATGGAACGCCAGTTGACATAATTCTTAATCCTCTTGGTGTGCCATCGAGAATGAACATCGGACAGATTCTTGAGACTCACCTTGGCTGGGCGATGAAAGAGCAGGGACTGTATTGTGCTTCTCCTGTATTCAATGGTGCAACGGTTGAGGAGATAAAGGAGGAACTTAAAAAAGTAGGCAAAGACCCGAGCGGAAAAGTAATACTTTACGATGGTCGAACAGGTGAGCCTTTCCCCGAACCCGTTACTGTGGGCTATATGTATGTCATGAAACTTATACACCTTGCTGATGATAAGATTCACGCGCGTTCAATCGGACCATACAGCTTGGTTACACAGCAGCCTTTAAGCGGTAAGGCACAATTCGGCGGGCAGCGGTTCGGTGAGATGGAGGTCTGGGCGCTCGAGGCATATGGTGCGGCATATACGCTTCAGGAGATGCTCACCATAAAGTCTGACGATGTTCAGGGTAGGACGAAAATTTATAATGCGATAGTTAAAGGTGAGAATCCGCCCGAACCGGGCATCCCAGAGTCATTTAATGTGCTTGTTAAAGAATTGCAAGCACTTTGCATAGATGTAAGACTTTTAACTAAGGAAGAAGAAGGAATAGAATAAACATTAATCCCTCTACTGGGGGTGATAAATTATGCCAGTGCAATTCGCAATAAAGGACAAAAAGGATGAGGCACAGAAATTTACGGCTATTCAGGTCAGGCTTGCAAGCCCTGACACTATTCGTTCGTGGAGCTATGGCGAGGTTACTCGCCCTGAGACAATAAACTATCGGACTTTTAAGCCTGAAAATGATGGTCTTTTCTGTCAAAAAATCTTTGGTCCCGTAAGGGATTTTGAGTGTGCATGCGGGAAGTATAAAGGTAGCCGATACAAAGGTGTTGTGTGCGACCGCTGCGGTGTTGAGGTTACCCATTCGCGCGTCAGGCGTGAGAGAATGGGACACATTGAGCTTGCAGTTCCAGTAACCCACATATGGTATGTGAGAACAACACCCTCATACATAGGAACACTTCTCGGACTTTCGTATACTCAGCTTGACCAGATAATCTACTACGAGAGCTACATAGTTACTGACCCTGGTGACCCAGCGGTTACAGGCCTGAAATACAAGCAGCTTCTCTCAGAGCAGGAATACAGGGAGCTTAAGGCCAAGGGGCTTGAGTTCGAGGCGATGATGGGTGCTCCCGCAATAAAGAAACTTCTTCAGCAAATAAAACTTGATGAGATTGCTGCCGAACTGCGCTCAAAAATAAATCTTGAGAAAACCGAGCAGCAGAGAAAGATTTTGCTTAAAAGACTTTCAGTAGTCGAGGCTTTCAGGCTATCTGGCAACAGACCCGAATGGATGGTTCTTGAGGTTATACCGGTATTGCCACCAGAGCTTAGACCGTTAATCCCACTTGAAGGCGGAAGGTTTGCTACATCGGACCTTAACGATTTGTATAGAAGGCTTATCAACAGGAACAACAGACTCAAAAAGCTTATAGAGATACAGGCTCCTGAGGTTATACTGCGCAACGAAAAGAGAATGCTTCAGGAAGCGGTGGATGCGCTTATAGAGAATGGTAAGGTTACCACTGCGGTAAGAGGACAGAACAAAAGACCACTTAAGTCGCTCTCGGACTTCCTGAGGGGCAAGCAAGGCAGGTTCCGCCAAAACCTTCTCGGTAAGCGAGTTGATTACTCGGGAAGAGCAGTTATAGTTGTTAACCCTAACCTTAAAATCTGGCAATGCGGACTTCCCAAGACTATGGCGCTCGAACTTTTCAAGCCATTCTTGATAAGGAAGCTTGAGGAGAAAGGTATAACGCAGAATCCTAAGACAGCTAAAAAGTATGTCGAGCGTGCTCGTCCTGAGGTCTGGGACCTTCTCGAGGAGGTTACAAAGGACCATCCGGTGCTGCTAAACCGTGCACCAACACTTCACAGACTCTCGATTCAGGCTTTCTATCCTGTATTGGTGGAGGGTAAGGCAATTCAGATACATCCCTTAGTCTGTGCCGCGTTCAATGCTGATTTCGACGGTGACCAGATGGCTGTTCATGTTCCGCTGGGATTTGAAGCACAACTCGAAAGCCACATTCTTATGATTTCTTCGAACAACATTCTTTTACCGGCAAACGGTAGTCCTATAGCATCGCCGAGCCAAGACATGGTTCTTGGTATATACTACATGACTAAGATGAAACCTGGCGATAAAGGCGAGGGTAAAGTATTCTCATCGCCTGAGGAAGCAATTATAGCTTACGATCAGGGTCTTGTTGGCGTGCATGCGAAGATTTTCGTCAGGATGCCAGCTCAGAAGTTCCACTTCGTTGTCGAGGATGGGATGAAGGTGAACGAGGGTGACCTTATAGCACGAATTCCTAAGTATCCTCGCAGGATAAAGAAGAGAGGAAGAGAGAAGAAGTTTGAGATAGACTATGTCGATATAAAGGCTCCAGCTGCAGGTACGGTCAAACTCAATATCAGTGTGGATATTAAGAGAAATTCAGTTGTTACTATAACTTCCGAGGATGGAACAGAGCATGCGATAAGGGTTCCTCATGCTTATGTGGAGACTACTGTAGGAAGAGTTCTTTTCAACAGCATTCTGCCACCGGAACTCGGGTTCAGGAATCAGCTTATGAAGAAGAGTACACTTAAGCAGCTTATATCCGAAGCGTATGATATAGTTGGCATAAAGAGGACTGCGGAATTTCTTGACAGGATTAAGGAGTTCGGCTTTGAGGCAGCTACTAATGGCTCGATATCCATAGGTATGGATGACCTTATAGTTCCTCCTGAGAAGGAGAAGCTTATTGCCAAAGCTCGAAAGGAGATAAAGAAGATTCTTGAGCTTCGTCAGAAGGGTGTTATAACCGAAAAGGAACGATATAACAATGTGATAAGCGTTTGGATGTCCACGCAGGAGCAAATTACCAAAGCGTTATTCGATGTACTTTCGAAACATAAAGGCGGTTTTAACCCTCTTGCTATGATGGTTGATTCAGGAGCGCGAGGCAGCCAGGACCAGATAAGACAGCTTTCGGCACTAAGAGGGCTTATGAGCAAGCCTCAGAAAAGAATGGTAGCCCAAACCATTATTGAGACCCCCATCCTCTCGAGTTTCAGAGATGGGTTGACGATGATAGAGTACTTCATCTCGAGCCATGGTCAGCGTAAGGGATTAGCTGATACCGCACTTAAAACAGCTGATGCCGGATATCTAACGCGCAGGCTCGTGGATGTTGCTCAGGATGTTTACATTACTGAGGAGGATTGCGGTACCATTCGAGGAATCGAGCGGAGAGCTCTTAAGGACGGAGAGAAAGTTATAATACCTTTAAGAGATAGGATTATGGGCAGGTATGCCGCCGAGGATGTTTACGACCCTGTTACTGGCGAGATTCTGGTTGAGATGAATCAATACATTACTCCAGAACTGGCGCGTCTTATCGAGGACAGAGGGATAGAATCAGTGAGAATTCGTTCGGTTCTTACCTGTGAGTCTCGTCGGGGAGTTTGTGCCAAATGTTTTGGTATGGACATGGCTACGAGACAACCAGTTTCGATCGGAGAAGCAGTGGGAATAATAGCTGGAGAGAGTATAGGTGAACCTGGAACCCAGCTTACGCTGAGGACATTCCACATTGGTGGAATAGCGGCTGCTGAGACGGAGCAAACCGCATTGGTCACGCGTTATGCAGGGAAAGTAGAGTATAGTCATCTTAAAGTTGTGCCTGACCCGGAAGGAAGAGGTAAAGGTATTGTTATGAATAGAACTGGTGCGCTCATTCTTACGGATAAGCAAGGGCTTAAACATAAGTATGAGGTTCCTTACGGCGCAAGGCTTATGGTGGAACATCAGCAGGAGGTTGAAAAGGGCGATACTCTCTACGAATGGGACCCTTACATTAACCCTATTCTTTCCGATGTTGAGGGTGAAGTTGAGCTGGTCGACATAGTTGAGGATGTAACGGTAAAGGAGATGGTCGATGAGGCGACGATGACGAGGGAGCTCGTTGTTATTCAGTTCAGGGAAAAGAAGCTCAATCCGAGGGTACTCATAAAGAAGGACGGCAAGGTTATTGCAACCTATTATCTACCGACGGATGCGCACATACTCGTTAAGAATGGTCAGCATGTGAAACCGGGGCAGCCGCTGGCGAAGCTTCTGCGCGCTATAATGAAGACGAGAGACATTACTGGTGGTCTTCCGCGTGTTACCGAGCTTTTCGAAGCGAGAAAACCTAAGAATCCAGCGATAATAGCTGAGATAACGGGCACGGTGAAATTCCTCGGTGAGTCCACCAAGAAGCCCGGATTTAACCTCATAATCTACGGTGACCAGGGTGAGGTGATGGAGTACTTCATTCCGCGAGGTAAGCATATTCTCGTTCAGG
Encoded proteins:
- a CDS encoding 50S ribosomal protein L1 — its product is MTKRGKKYVAVLEKYDKHKPYPLREALELVKELAYAKFDETVDMAIRLNVDPRHADQMVRGTVVLPHGTGKKVRVLVFAKGEAAKQAEEAGADFVGAEELVEKIQKEEWTDFDVAIATPDMMSLVGRLGKILGPRGLMPNPKVGTVTKDVAKAVKEAKAGKIQFRVDKAGNIHAPIGKVSFDVEKLEENARALINAVIAARPPAVKGQYVRNISVSSTMGPGIKVDLTEFIK
- a CDS encoding 50S ribosomal protein L10, whose translation is MLRKQKEKIVEDLVYDFKEYNVVFFADYQGLNVEQMTKLRRSLKEKNAKLRVAKNTLIRIAREKLGLPPINQNILTGMTALILSKDDPITPAKIIKDFREELEKPQIKAIIYGGELLPKEEFERLASMPSVEEIKAKVVSSLSSPIYGLVFALSGLLRGLVTQIDQLAKRQS
- the rplL gene encoding 50S ribosomal protein L7/L12, encoding MELSQNVQNVVEQIEKLTVLELAELVKALEEKFGVSAAAPVAVAAAPAAAGAEAAPKEEEKTEFTVYLTSVGDKKLQVIKEVRAITKLGLREAKAFVEGELPKPIKENVSKQEAEEIKAKLEAVGAGVEIK
- the rpoB gene encoding DNA-directed RNA polymerase subunit beta; protein product: MKVKPIIKRKSFEKVKPVIEMPNLLSVQLDSYRNFLQRDVPPEKREPKGLQAVFLDAFPIEDVYGKYELQFVSYELGRPRYTVEECKTRGLTYAIPLRVKLRLIKYEKGEDGERKVKEIREDDVYFSELPLMTDKGTFIINGSERVVVTQFHRSPGVFFDETIHPNGKRLYSARMIPLHGSWLEIRFDVRDVLHVIISSRKKVPLTTLLRAFGYESDTEIISLFHKIDEISISNDKSSKKAIGAYCAEAVVDEETGEILLDIGTVVTKEDIERLRKHGVKKIRVVIPEFPRMVPVIFNTLKVDQTTNKLEAVREIYSGIKPGGTVEPGEEDTILNEYIFNYKRFDLGDVGRYQFNKRLGLNIPPDERRLTKEDFIATARYLIQLRHGKGHIDDIDHLGLRRARSVGELLGNQIRVGLARMARTVRERMRTKDIETMTPSDLINARIVSAVINSFFGSSQLSQFMDQTNPIAELTHKRRLSALGPGGLSRERAGFEVRDVHYTHYGRLCPIETPEGQNIGLITSLATYARINEFGFIETPYRRVVNRVVTNEVVYLTATDEDQYIIAQAGTPVDENGRIIPDIVVARRRGDIVEVRAEDVDFMDVSPAQLVGITAALIPFLEHDDASRALMGSNMQRQSVPLLFTEPPIVGTGLELKAAVDSGVVVIAKRPGIVRRVDSKVIEIEPEKEHVDEDSLVDDYDVYPLVKFKRTNQNTMINQRPLVKPGEKVEAGQIIADGVATKYGELALGRNVLVAFMSWHGYNFEDAVIISERLVRDDVYTSVHIEDFDMQVRETKVGPEELTRELPSVSADAVKDLDENGIVRVGAHVESGDILAGKVTPKGETELTPEMRLLKAVFGERAGDVKDTSLRVPPGIKGVVIDTLLLSRRGYHKGRRREKDLLKKLEQEFNEKVAQIKAKRDKKIREIIVDHRAKNIISATTGKPLIKPGARISKRAASMLNIDDVAPESEWTDDETINVRVKKILAQAEELIKTAEEAYLLDRDKIIRGDELPPGTIQLVKVNVAMKRKISVGDKMAGRHGNKGVVSIIVPIEDMPYLEDGTPVDIILNPLGVPSRMNIGQILETHLGWAMKEQGLYCASPVFNGATVEEIKEELKKVGKDPSGKVILYDGRTGEPFPEPVTVGYMYVMKLIHLADDKIHARSIGPYSLVTQQPLSGKAQFGGQRFGEMEVWALEAYGAAYTLQEMLTIKSDDVQGRTKIYNAIVKGENPPEPGIPESFNVLVKELQALCIDVRLLTKEEEGIE
- a CDS encoding DNA-directed RNA polymerase subunit beta', which encodes MPVQFAIKDKKDEAQKFTAIQVRLASPDTIRSWSYGEVTRPETINYRTFKPENDGLFCQKIFGPVRDFECACGKYKGSRYKGVVCDRCGVEVTHSRVRRERMGHIELAVPVTHIWYVRTTPSYIGTLLGLSYTQLDQIIYYESYIVTDPGDPAVTGLKYKQLLSEQEYRELKAKGLEFEAMMGAPAIKKLLQQIKLDEIAAELRSKINLEKTEQQRKILLKRLSVVEAFRLSGNRPEWMVLEVIPVLPPELRPLIPLEGGRFATSDLNDLYRRLINRNNRLKKLIEIQAPEVILRNEKRMLQEAVDALIENGKVTTAVRGQNKRPLKSLSDFLRGKQGRFRQNLLGKRVDYSGRAVIVVNPNLKIWQCGLPKTMALELFKPFLIRKLEEKGITQNPKTAKKYVERARPEVWDLLEEVTKDHPVLLNRAPTLHRLSIQAFYPVLVEGKAIQIHPLVCAAFNADFDGDQMAVHVPLGFEAQLESHILMISSNNILLPANGSPIASPSQDMVLGIYYMTKMKPGDKGEGKVFSSPEEAIIAYDQGLVGVHAKIFVRMPAQKFHFVVEDGMKVNEGDLIARIPKYPRRIKKRGREKKFEIDYVDIKAPAAGTVKLNISVDIKRNSVVTITSEDGTEHAIRVPHAYVETTVGRVLFNSILPPELGFRNQLMKKSTLKQLISEAYDIVGIKRTAEFLDRIKEFGFEAATNGSISIGMDDLIVPPEKEKLIAKARKEIKKILELRQKGVITEKERYNNVISVWMSTQEQITKALFDVLSKHKGGFNPLAMMVDSGARGSQDQIRQLSALRGLMSKPQKRMVAQTIIETPILSSFRDGLTMIEYFISSHGQRKGLADTALKTADAGYLTRRLVDVAQDVYITEEDCGTIRGIERRALKDGEKVIIPLRDRIMGRYAAEDVYDPVTGEILVEMNQYITPELARLIEDRGIESVRIRSVLTCESRRGVCAKCFGMDMATRQPVSIGEAVGIIAGESIGEPGTQLTLRTFHIGGIAAAETEQTALVTRYAGKVEYSHLKVVPDPEGRGKGIVMNRTGALILTDKQGLKHKYEVPYGARLMVEHQQEVEKGDTLYEWDPYINPILSDVEGEVELVDIVEDVTVKEMVDEATMTRELVVIQFREKKLNPRVLIKKDGKVIATYYLPTDAHILVKNGQHVKPGQPLAKLLRAIMKTRDITGGLPRVTELFEARKPKNPAIIAEITGTVKFLGESTKKPGFNLIIYGDQGEVMEYFIPRGKHILVQDGDHVEAGQKLADGSIIPHDILRIKGEEAVMNYLLDEIQKVYAFQGVSINDKHIEIIIRQMLRKVLIIDGGDTKFLEGEQVDRYRVIEENARVQAQGGRPATFQPLLLSITRASLTTESFISAASFQETVRVLTQAVVAGKIDYLRGLKENIIIGRLIPAGTGFRKYAKIRPDTKPLDESEERDFMEKHFVIVTPEEIEERHQLPIEQ